The following are encoded in a window of Vigna unguiculata cultivar IT97K-499-35 chromosome 8, ASM411807v1, whole genome shotgun sequence genomic DNA:
- the LOC114194981 gene encoding uncharacterized protein LOC114194981: MKKNETFKEYAQCWREMAAQVEPPLYDKEMVTMFVNALQPPFYEHMIGNWNISSNFADIIIIGERIETGIKNGKIAYGPPVAANTKKPGFNQSKKKEVEVHAASAWDNRTPFNYQIQPVSNNQLQPQKATASNSENPGQSTNTRRERKFIHFTPIPMTYTELLQMLLRKSFVAICLMKPQQPPFSKSYDPDATCDYHGGVKGHSTEKFFPLKYKVQSLIDAGWLTFKEDKPSIENNPLSGHEKTSTNAIEVREKRLLELQNLVDKHFLQVFYGKKDEEVLAQTDEQSNLTTPEPLVIHFTRPVPFFMEQGRQSIVIKTPSSFPYESDRAVPWKYEVHELGEGQQVENTSVHEGPNVENISGLGGITRSGHFFTPPDLRKEACHRSKVNDGIEKAKEILREKTIQDEEKCRKDKQKEISDEEAGEFLKFIKQNEYKVMEQLNRMPARISLLELLMHSTTH; this comes from the exons atgaagaaaaatgaaactttCAAAGAGTATGCCCAGTGTTGGAGAGAGATGGCTGCCCAGGTTGAACCACCACTATATGATAAGGAGATGGTTACGATGTTTGTGAATGCATTACAACCGCCATTTTATGAGCATATGATTGGGAATTGGAATATATCTTCTAATTTTGCGGACATCATCATCATTGGTGAAAGGATTGAAACTGGgataaaaaatggtaaaattgcATATGGCCCGCCCGTGGCTGCAAATACCAAAAAACCAGGTTTCAATCAAAGtaagaaaaaagaagttgaaGTTCATGCCGCATCTGCATGGGATAACCGTACAccttttaattaccaaatacAACCTGTTTCAAACAATCAGTTGCAACCTCAGAAAGCGACTGCTAGTAATAGTGAGAACCCAGGTCAAAGTACTAATACAAGAAGGGAGAGGAAGTTTATTCATTTTACTCCTATTCCTATGACATACACAGAGTTGTTACAGATGCTTCTTCGTAAATCTTTTGTTGCAATTTGCCTAATGAAGCCACAACAACCTCCTTTTTCCAAGAGTTATGATCCAGATGCTACATGTGACTACCATGGAGGGGTAAAGGGGCATTCGACAGAAAAGTTTTTTCCTCTCAAATATAAGGTACAATCTTTGATTGATGCGGGGTGGTTGACATTCAAAGAAGATAAACCTAGTATTGAAAATAACCCTTTGTCGGGGCATGAGAAGACTTCAACAAATGCTATTGAGGTCAGGGAGAAAAGGTTG CTAGAGTTGCAAAATCTAGTTGATAAGCATTTCCTGCAAGTTTTTTATGGAAAGAAGGATGAGGAGGTATTGGCCCAAACTGATGAACAATCCAATTTAACCACGCCAGAACCTTTAGTGATTCATTTCACTAGACCTGTACCTTTTTTCATGGAACAAGGAAGGCAATCCATAGTGATAAAAACGCCATCCTCTTTTCCTTATGAAAGTGATAGAGCTGTTCCATGGAAGTATGAAGTACATGAATTAGGTGAGGGACAACAGGTTGAAAACACTTCTGTGCATGAAGGTCCAAATGTTGAAAATATATCAGGTCTTGGTGGGATAACAAGGAGTGGTCATTTCTTTACACCACCAGATCTAAGGAAGGAAGCATGCCATAGAAGTAAAGTAAATGATGGAATTGAAAAAGCAAAAGAGATATTAAGAGAAAAGACGATACAAGATgaggaaaaatgcagaaaagataaacaaaaagaaatatcagATGAAGAGGCCggtgaatttttgaaattcataaaacaaaacgaatacaaggtgatgGAGCAGTTGAATCGTATGCCAGCTCGTATTTCGCTTTTAGAATTGCTCATGCATTCGACAACTCACTGA
- the LOC114194982 gene encoding uncharacterized protein LOC114194982, which translates to MKTIQSNNFRRKYGNLLNLLEIDTQVPAVTALVQYYDPLLRCFTFKDFQLVPTVEEFWDILDLPLEGKISYKHATQNTSVSTLAGILKIHPTELESKMITKGTIKGIPQGFLEGHLRQLADKDMGETFMDVLALVLYGVMIFPSIDNFVDLSTINVFIAYKINAENPVTAILADVYGNLNMCYESKKKKLSCCLPVLYKWFTSHISPNYKPTTKGAQEWACFFAKLHNGMIKREVSWQQRSHIIHCGEYPNIPLIGTKYCVNYNLILAQRQFGYPIREWTSNDLLRRIRSAWGSVVRAEKDSRPWVVNEKTSYQQWVMDRVKVVKLPFKPVAFMPEQQDMESEEVKTLKEEIEKMKQKNVKLVNDL; encoded by the exons ATGAAGACTATCCAGAGTAACAATTTTCGAAGGAAGTATGGGAATTTACTGAATCTTCTAGAGATTGATACTCAGGTTCCAGCTGTTACTGCTTTGGTCCAATACTATGATCCGCTGCTCCGGTGCTTCACCTTCAAGGATTTTCAATTAGTGCCGACAGTGGAGGAATTTTGGGATATTCTAGATCTACCATTAGAAGGCAAGATTTCTTACAAGCATGCAACGCAAAATACATCTGTTTCAACACTAGCAGGAATCTTGAAGATACACCCTACAGAGTTAGAAAGCAAAATGATTACAAAGGGAACCATCAAAGGCATTCCTCAAGGGTTTCTAGAGGGACATCTACGTCAATTGGCTGATAAAGACATGGGGGAAACCTTCATGGATGTACTGGCGCTCGTTCTTTATGGCGTCATGATTTTTCCAAGCATCGATAACTTTGTTGATCTCTCAACCATCAATGTTTTCATAGCATATAAGATCAATGCAGAAAACCCAGTCACAGCAATTTTAGCTGATGTTTATGGAAATTTGAATATGTGTTATGAATCTAAGAAGAAGAAGTTGTCATGTTGCTTGCCAGTATTATATAAATGGTTTACTTCTCATATTAGTCCAAATTACAAGCCAACAACTAAAGGAGCGCAAGAATGGGCGTGTTTTTTTGCTAAGTTACATAATGGAATGATCAAACGAGAGGTATCCTGGCAGCAGAGGTCACATATCATACACTGTGGAGAGTACCCAAATATACCTCTTATAGGAACCAAATATTGTGTTAATTATAATCTGATATTAGCACAAAGACAATTTGGATATCCTATACGGG AATGGACTTCTAATGATTTACTCCGGCGAATTAGAAGTGCTTGGGGCAGTGTGGTGCGTGCAGAGAAAGACTCTAGGCCATGGGTAGTAAATGAGAAGACGTCTTATCAGCAATGGGTAATGGATAGGGTTAAAGTGGTGAAGCTACCGTTCAAACCAGTTGCCTTCATGCCAGAACAACAAGATATGGAGAGTGAGGAAGTCAAAACCCTTAaggaagaaatagaaaagatgaaGCAGAAAAATGTTAAGCTTGTTAATGATCTTTAG